In Sphingobacterium zeae, one genomic interval encodes:
- a CDS encoding ABC transporter ATP-binding protein, with protein sequence MVEIDSVSKSFNGKAAVDHISIEVRAGEVLVILGTSGCGKTTTLKMINRLIEPDKGKIFIRGNDISKRRPEDLRREIGFVMQHSGLFPHYTIAKNIAVVPELLNWQKNKIKDRTVELLSKLNLGEDLLKLYPHQLSGGQQQRVGIARALIANSPILLMDEPFSALDNMTRSGIHAEFKLLEEIRSKTIVLVTHDVPEAFELGHRICLMDEGKIVQIGTPKELLYSPANEFVFDFFLENRLLLEYKVTMLHELKGIITLDHFIDNYGFSENTDLWRVLQVLSARADAILDYECMIVAFNTYRKQQVV encoded by the coding sequence ATGGTCGAGATTGACTCAGTTTCTAAATCGTTCAACGGTAAAGCGGCCGTTGATCACATCTCAATAGAAGTTAGAGCGGGTGAAGTTCTCGTTATTTTGGGTACAAGTGGTTGTGGTAAAACCACAACTTTAAAAATGATCAATAGGCTGATTGAACCTGATAAGGGCAAGATCTTTATCCGAGGTAATGATATATCCAAACGGAGGCCGGAAGATTTGCGTAGAGAAATTGGTTTTGTAATGCAGCATTCGGGTCTTTTTCCCCATTATACGATAGCCAAAAATATTGCTGTGGTTCCAGAATTGCTGAACTGGCAAAAAAATAAAATTAAGGATCGTACGGTTGAGCTTCTTAGCAAATTAAATTTAGGAGAGGATCTGTTAAAACTCTACCCACATCAATTGAGCGGAGGGCAACAACAACGCGTAGGTATAGCAAGGGCGTTAATAGCCAATTCCCCTATATTGTTGATGGATGAACCCTTCTCGGCACTGGATAACATGACTAGAAGTGGCATCCATGCCGAATTCAAATTGTTGGAAGAGATCCGAAGCAAAACTATTGTCTTGGTTACACATGATGTGCCTGAAGCTTTTGAACTTGGACATCGTATCTGTTTGATGGATGAGGGAAAGATTGTACAGATTGGAACACCTAAAGAGCTATTATATAGTCCAGCAAATGAATTTGTGTTTGATTTTTTTTTAGAAAATCGCTTACTGTTGGAGTATAAAGTAACGATGCTACATGAATTAAAAGGAATTATAACATTGGATCATTTCATCGATAATTATGGTTTTTCTGAAAACACAGACCTATGGCGTGTTTTACAGGTGTTAAGCGCACGTGCGGATGCCATACTAGACTATGAATGTATGATAGTTGCATTCAACACGTATAGAAAACAGCAGGTGGTATGA